In Hymenobacter sublimis, a single genomic region encodes these proteins:
- the gldC gene encoding gliding motility protein GldC — protein MKKSEIRFSIALDDQKVPEAISWSATDAGPDIHFAKAINIALWDRDERGTMKIDLWTKEMPVDEMKRFYVDTMGAMAESIITATNDSVMATKMRDLCRQLMDHIEEEERKQR, from the coding sequence ATGAAGAAATCTGAAATTCGCTTCAGCATCGCCCTCGACGATCAGAAGGTCCCCGAGGCCATCAGCTGGTCGGCTACTGATGCAGGCCCCGATATTCACTTTGCCAAGGCCATCAACATTGCCCTGTGGGACCGGGACGAACGCGGCACCATGAAGATTGACCTCTGGACCAAGGAAATGCCGGTGGACGAAATGAAGCGCTTTTACGTGGATACGATGGGCGCCATGGCAGAAAGCATCATCACGGCCACCAACGACTCCGTGATGGCTACCAAGATGCGCGACCTGTGCCGCCAGCTCATGGACCACATTGAGGAGGAAGAGCGCAAGCAACGCTAG
- the dcd gene encoding dCTP deaminase translates to MILTDQQILAEIERGNIVIEPYDRGCLGTNSYDVHLGRYLATYRDTVLDARKHNEIDVFEIPEEGFVLQPGTLYLGVTEEYTESHAHVPFLEGKSSVGRLGIDIHATAGKGDIGFCNTWTLEISVSMPVRIYHLMPVGQLIYFAVQGNVETFYNRKANAKYNDRTVKPVESMMWKNKF, encoded by the coding sequence ATGATCCTCACCGACCAGCAGATTCTCGCCGAAATTGAGCGAGGCAACATCGTTATTGAGCCCTACGACCGGGGTTGTTTGGGCACCAACTCCTACGATGTGCACCTGGGCCGCTACCTGGCTACCTACCGCGACACCGTGCTGGATGCCCGCAAACACAACGAAATCGACGTTTTTGAAATTCCGGAGGAGGGCTTTGTGCTTCAGCCCGGCACGCTGTACCTGGGCGTAACCGAGGAGTACACCGAGAGCCACGCCCACGTCCCATTTCTGGAAGGCAAGAGCAGCGTTGGTCGCCTGGGCATCGATATTCACGCTACGGCGGGCAAGGGTGATATTGGGTTCTGCAATACCTGGACCCTGGAAATCAGCGTTTCTATGCCGGTGCGCATATACCATTTGATGCCCGTGGGGCAGCTCATTTACTTTGCCGTGCAGGGCAACGTTGAAACGTTCTATAATCGTAAGGCCAATGCCAAGTACAACGACCGCACAGTGAAGCCCGTGGAGTCGATGATGTGGAAAAACAAGTTTTAG